In the genome of Desulfofarcimen acetoxidans DSM 771, one region contains:
- the glnA gene encoding type I glutamate--ammonia ligase yields the protein MDFFIFKLGLRCFVLSLLSKEDVLEKAKEYDVKFIRLQFTDILGSFKNIAITIEELERALNGGIMFDNAVIEGFAQSKQSDIYLCPDPETFVIFPWRPRNGAVARLICDVYGSDGEPFSACPRSVLKRVLLEAERLGYGLRSGAEIEFFMFYMDDQGKPTTVTHDQAGYCDLTPVDLGENARRDMVLTLESMGFEISSSHHEVSAGQHEISLKESDALSMADNLATFKFVVRTIAQRHGLHASFMPKPLAGFNGSGLHLHHSLWKEGENAFHAPSHANCQQLSKTAYYYMGGLLEHARALTAITNPLINSYKRLGLDLAAPVLAGWSEQNRSTMIRVPSQRESGTRIVLRSPDGTCNPYLAMAVTLKAGLVGIISKIKPPAAMEENNLHGGLGKIIKNYGLPSNLNEALCALSANEVIKETLGEQIYSRFIETKEEECKRFNTIIHPWEIEEYLRNY from the coding sequence ATGGATTTTTTTATTTTTAAACTGGGATTGAGGTGTTTTGTGCTGAGTCTATTATCAAAAGAGGATGTATTGGAAAAAGCCAAGGAGTATGATGTTAAGTTTATCCGGCTGCAGTTTACCGATATTTTAGGATCCTTTAAAAATATTGCTATCACTATAGAAGAGCTGGAGAGAGCCCTAAATGGTGGGATAATGTTCGATAATGCGGTAATAGAAGGTTTTGCGCAAAGCAAGCAGTCAGATATTTATTTGTGTCCGGATCCGGAAACTTTTGTTATATTTCCTTGGAGGCCAAGGAATGGAGCGGTAGCTCGTTTAATTTGTGACGTATATGGTTCTGATGGTGAGCCATTTTCGGCATGCCCGCGCAGTGTCCTAAAGCGGGTGTTGTTGGAGGCGGAGCGGTTGGGCTATGGGCTTCGTTCAGGAGCCGAAATTGAGTTTTTTATGTTCTATATGGATGATCAGGGTAAGCCTACTACGGTAACTCACGATCAAGCCGGTTATTGTGATTTAACCCCCGTGGATTTGGGGGAAAACGCCAGGAGGGATATGGTACTCACTCTGGAAAGTATGGGATTTGAGATTTCTTCTTCTCATCACGAGGTTTCTGCCGGTCAGCACGAAATTTCTCTAAAAGAAAGTGATGCTCTATCAATGGCGGATAACTTAGCTACTTTTAAGTTTGTGGTAAGAACAATTGCTCAGCGGCATGGTTTGCATGCTTCTTTTATGCCAAAGCCTCTGGCCGGTTTTAACGGATCCGGTCTGCATCTGCATCATTCTCTGTGGAAAGAGGGGGAGAATGCTTTTCACGCACCTTCTCATGCTAATTGCCAGCAGCTGAGTAAGACAGCTTATTATTATATGGGTGGATTGCTGGAACATGCAAGAGCCTTAACAGCTATAACCAACCCGCTGATTAATTCATATAAAAGACTTGGTTTGGATCTGGCAGCTCCGGTTTTGGCCGGATGGTCTGAGCAAAATCGCAGTACCATGATTCGTGTGCCGTCTCAGCGGGAAAGCGGCACTAGAATTGTTTTACGCAGTCCTGACGGCACTTGCAACCCTTACTTGGCTATGGCGGTAACCTTGAAAGCAGGGTTAGTTGGGATTATATCTAAAATTAAACCTCCTGCCGCCATGGAAGAAAATAATTTGCATGGTGGATTGGGAAAAATTATCAAGAATTACGGCTTGCCGTCCAATCTTAATGAAGCCTTATGTGCTTTATCAGCTAACGAAGTAATTAAAGAAACGCTTGGTGAACAAATTTATAGTCGTTTTATTGAAACTAAGGAGGAAGAATGCAAGCGCTTTAATACTATAATACACCCTTGGGAAATCGAGGAATATTTAAGGAATTATTAG
- a CDS encoding prepilin peptidase, with protein sequence MSYLSFLLVFIVGACVGSFLNVCICRMPLGESIISPPSHCMSCHNRLGLPEILPIAGYLLFKGRCKYCGAVFSRQYPMVELFTALSYTAVWLRFGYAWITPAMWLFISLLIVASVIDLYHQIIPNRIILAGLIAGLPLTALQSWEVLKSGLMAFVVGGGFLLIVAIVSCGGMGGGDIKLGAMIGLYLGLNNLIVAFFLAFLTGGVVGLVLMLSGRKGRKDPVPFGPFLSLGALLAVFWGEKLILWYWGFM encoded by the coding sequence ATGAGTTACTTGTCTTTTTTATTGGTCTTTATTGTCGGTGCCTGTGTAGGCAGCTTTTTAAATGTATGTATTTGCCGCATGCCTCTGGGCGAATCGATTATTAGCCCGCCATCACATTGTATGAGTTGTCATAACAGGTTGGGCTTGCCTGAAATTTTACCAATAGCAGGTTATTTATTATTCAAGGGCCGTTGTAAATATTGTGGAGCAGTTTTCTCCCGGCAATACCCTATGGTAGAATTGTTTACAGCACTGAGCTATACAGCAGTGTGGCTGCGTTTTGGTTATGCCTGGATAACCCCGGCTATGTGGTTATTTATTTCTTTATTAATAGTGGCTTCAGTAATAGATTTATATCACCAAATTATCCCTAATCGCATTATTTTGGCAGGTCTTATTGCCGGTTTGCCGCTTACGGCCTTGCAGTCCTGGGAGGTACTAAAGTCAGGCTTAATGGCATTTGTTGTCGGGGGAGGCTTTCTTTTAATTGTTGCTATTGTTTCCTGCGGCGGAATGGGAGGCGGTGACATTAAGCTTGGTGCAATGATAGGGTTGTATTTGGGCTTAAATAATTTAATTGTAGCTTTCTTTTTGGCCTTTTTAACCGGTGGTGTTGTTGGCTTGGTTTTAATGTTGTCCGGTCGCAAGGGCAGGAAGGATCCCGTACCGTTTGGGCCGTTTTTGTCACTGGGAGCACTTCTTGCTGTATTCTGGGGAGAGAAGCTTATCTTATGGTACTGGGGTTTTATGTAA
- a CDS encoding aconitate hydratase: MGRSLTQKIFAEHLIEGEMIAGKEVAIKIDQTLTQDATGTMAYLQFEAIGIPRVRTELSVSYVDHNTLQSGFENADDHRFLQTVAAKYGIYFSRPGNGICHQVHLERFAKPGKTLLGSDSHTPTAGGMAVIAIGAGGLDVAVAMGGGAFYTTMPKVVGIELKGKLQPWVSAKDIILEVLRILSVKGGVGKVIEYFGEGVKSLTVPERATITNMGAELGATTSIFPSDEETRAYLKSQGREEDWVSLNADADAVYDELLEIKLDELEPLSARPHSPDNVAKVRDIGPVPVQQVAIGSCTNSSYADLMIVAKMLKGRTVHPSVSLAIAPGSKQVYTMIAQNGALADLIDAGARILESACGPCIGMGQSPSSAANSVRTFNRNFEGRSGTQDASIYLTGPAVAAATAITGVLTDPRDLQMNYEEVVWPETFTVNDNMIISPPENGAGLEVLRGPNIKPLPVNEALPGEIKASVLLKVGDNITTDHIMPAGAKILPLRSNIPAISEYVFCTVDKCFPLRAKETGRGIIIGGSNYGQGSSREHAALAPMFLGVKAVLVKSFARIHRQNLVNFGILPLTFVDEKDYDGIDQEDLLLLSDTSAQMSAEHMLVRNLTKGTEFKVVHNLSERQKIIIKAGGLLNYTKNR, from the coding sequence ATGGGCAGAAGTCTTACGCAGAAAATTTTTGCAGAACATCTGATAGAAGGGGAAATGATTGCTGGCAAAGAAGTTGCGATAAAAATTGACCAGACCTTAACTCAGGATGCCACAGGAACTATGGCCTACCTGCAGTTTGAAGCTATAGGAATTCCCAGAGTTAGAACAGAATTGTCCGTCAGCTATGTTGATCATAATACTTTGCAAAGCGGTTTTGAGAATGCTGATGATCACCGTTTTTTACAAACAGTGGCTGCCAAGTATGGTATTTATTTTTCCCGTCCCGGAAACGGCATTTGCCACCAGGTGCATTTGGAACGTTTTGCTAAACCGGGTAAAACACTGTTAGGCTCTGATTCTCATACGCCGACTGCCGGTGGGATGGCTGTCATAGCTATCGGCGCAGGTGGTTTGGATGTAGCTGTAGCAATGGGCGGGGGAGCTTTTTACACCACCATGCCCAAAGTTGTAGGGATCGAGCTAAAGGGCAAATTACAGCCATGGGTTTCGGCCAAGGACATTATATTGGAAGTTTTACGTATTCTCAGTGTTAAAGGAGGGGTAGGCAAGGTAATTGAGTATTTTGGTGAGGGTGTTAAATCTTTAACCGTACCGGAGAGGGCTACGATTACCAATATGGGAGCGGAACTGGGTGCGACAACCTCAATTTTTCCCAGCGATGAAGAGACCAGGGCCTATTTAAAATCTCAGGGCAGGGAAGAAGACTGGGTTTCCCTGAATGCTGATGCTGATGCCGTATATGACGAACTTTTAGAAATTAAACTGGATGAGCTGGAACCCCTGTCAGCCAGGCCGCATAGCCCGGACAATGTGGCCAAGGTGCGTGACATCGGGCCGGTTCCTGTTCAACAGGTGGCTATCGGATCCTGTACTAATTCATCTTATGCCGATTTAATGATTGTGGCTAAAATGCTTAAGGGCAGAACTGTGCATCCTTCTGTCAGCTTGGCTATTGCCCCTGGCTCCAAGCAAGTATATACAATGATTGCTCAAAACGGTGCGCTGGCTGATTTAATTGATGCCGGCGCCAGGATATTGGAATCAGCCTGCGGGCCATGTATCGGTATGGGGCAGTCACCTTCGTCAGCTGCCAACTCAGTGCGTACCTTTAACCGCAATTTTGAGGGTCGCAGTGGAACACAGGATGCCAGCATTTACTTGACCGGTCCGGCAGTGGCTGCCGCTACTGCAATAACCGGTGTTTTAACCGATCCCAGGGATCTTCAGATGAATTATGAAGAGGTTGTTTGGCCGGAAACTTTTACGGTTAATGATAATATGATTATATCCCCACCGGAAAACGGGGCAGGCTTAGAAGTTCTGCGTGGTCCCAATATCAAGCCACTGCCGGTAAATGAAGCTTTGCCGGGTGAGATTAAAGCCAGTGTTTTGTTAAAAGTCGGGGATAATATTACCACTGATCATATTATGCCGGCCGGAGCTAAAATATTGCCGCTCAGATCAAATATCCCCGCTATTTCCGAGTATGTATTCTGTACGGTGGACAAGTGTTTTCCTTTGCGTGCTAAAGAAACAGGCAGGGGAATTATTATCGGAGGCAGCAACTACGGTCAAGGTTCCAGTCGTGAGCACGCCGCTCTGGCTCCCATGTTTCTGGGAGTTAAGGCAGTCCTTGTGAAGTCCTTTGCCAGAATACACAGACAAAATTTGGTTAATTTTGGTATTTTGCCGCTAACTTTTGTTGATGAAAAAGATTACGACGGTATTGATCAAGAAGATTTGCTGCTGTTATCAGATACATCCGCTCAAATGTCTGCGGAGCATATGCTGGTTCGGAACTTGACTAAAGGTACGGAATTTAAAGTAGTGCACAATCTTTCCGAAAGACAAAAAATAATAATTAAGGCCGGCGGCCTTTTAAACTACACTAAAAACCGTTAA
- the fliY gene encoding flagellar motor switch phosphatase FliY: protein MSHRELSQAEIDALFERYNNPVSEDFSSLLSHHQLDTIGEVGNISMGTAATTLSQILNQRVTIGNPRVIVCKQEEVFKSFATPYLLVYVSFKEGLTGFNVLIITENEVATIANLMLGGDGNIPPVVELSELEISAAQEAMNQMIGSVCTAMTDMFGIPIDITPPTITMVHDIKNASLTPLPTEQPVVVVRFDTFISNILKTTIMQILSVDAAQEEANYLLQKAGYMDKEAEIVANNANSDNDQVAVASKLPNLTAALSLPVNLTVVLGKTLSTVEELARLEIGKKLTLPLSAECVEIYAGDTLVGKGKLIDQKGKMQVEINQLSMPNWKLE from the coding sequence TTGAGTCATCGTGAACTGTCACAGGCCGAGATAGATGCACTTTTTGAACGCTATAATAATCCTGTATCAGAGGATTTCAGCAGTCTCCTGTCGCATCATCAGCTTGATACAATCGGTGAAGTTGGTAACATTTCCATGGGAACTGCTGCCACAACATTATCACAAATTCTAAACCAACGCGTAACTATAGGCAACCCGCGCGTAATAGTCTGTAAACAAGAAGAGGTCTTTAAAAGTTTTGCCACACCCTACCTTCTGGTTTATGTGTCTTTTAAAGAAGGCTTAACGGGTTTTAATGTACTTATCATTACTGAAAATGAAGTGGCGACAATAGCCAATCTGATGCTGGGCGGGGACGGAAATATCCCGCCTGTTGTTGAATTAAGTGAACTGGAAATAAGCGCTGCCCAGGAAGCCATGAACCAAATGATAGGTTCAGTATGTACCGCTATGACTGATATGTTTGGTATTCCTATCGATATAACCCCGCCAACAATAACCATGGTTCATGACATCAAAAATGCAAGTCTTACCCCTCTTCCTACCGAACAACCGGTGGTTGTAGTTAGATTTGATACTTTTATCAGTAATATATTAAAAACTACTATTATGCAGATACTCAGTGTGGACGCAGCTCAAGAAGAAGCAAATTACCTTCTGCAAAAAGCCGGTTATATGGATAAAGAAGCAGAAATTGTTGCCAATAACGCTAATTCAGATAATGACCAGGTTGCAGTTGCTTCCAAATTGCCTAATCTTACAGCAGCCTTATCACTCCCTGTTAACCTGACTGTGGTACTCGGCAAAACTCTGTCGACTGTTGAGGAACTGGCAAGATTGGAAATCGGCAAAAAACTTACACTGCCGCTCTCTGCGGAATGCGTTGAGATATATGCAGGGGATACACTGGTAGGTAAAGGTAAGCTAATTGATCAAAAAGGAAAAATGCAGGTCGAAATAAATCAACTAAGTATGCCTAATTGGAAATTAGAATAA
- the alr gene encoding alanine racemase, whose protein sequence is MYEKTTWAEINLSAIAHNIQELRRIAAPGAQLMAVVKADAYGHGAVETARIALDNGVVILAVSRVSEGVALREAGIDCPVLVLGYLSPGEVLFSLKNDLSHTVFNMQQAEILSDIATKAGIKAKVHIKIETGMGRLGFEACQAVVEQVIAVTRLSHLKVDGIFTHFAVSDIIDKSYTRQQLFRFQEVLRELHRKGVDIQLKHAANSAAIIDMPDTHLNMVRAGIAMYGLYPSEGVDKSRIVLQPAMSFKTQVGHIKRVPAGYPVSYGCTYITRRPTLIATLPVGYADGYSRLLSSRAEVLIHGQRAPVVGRVCMDQCMIDVGHINDPLIGDEVVLWGQQGESSLPVEEVAEKMGTINYELVCMVNVRVPRVYI, encoded by the coding sequence ATGTATGAGAAAACCACCTGGGCAGAAATTAATCTTTCGGCGATAGCTCATAACATTCAAGAATTGCGGCGGATAGCTGCGCCCGGAGCACAGTTGATGGCTGTAGTAAAGGCGGATGCTTACGGTCACGGAGCTGTGGAAACCGCCAGGATTGCTTTGGATAACGGTGTTGTGATACTGGCAGTTTCCCGTGTTTCAGAGGGTGTAGCACTGCGCGAGGCCGGAATTGACTGTCCGGTCTTAGTGCTGGGCTATCTGTCCCCCGGGGAAGTGTTGTTTTCGTTAAAAAATGACCTGTCTCATACTGTTTTCAATATGCAGCAGGCCGAGATTCTTTCGGACATAGCCACTAAAGCAGGTATAAAAGCGAAAGTACATATAAAAATTGAGACCGGTATGGGACGATTGGGCTTTGAGGCCTGTCAGGCTGTTGTTGAGCAGGTTATAGCTGTTACCAGACTTTCACATTTAAAAGTGGATGGTATTTTTACACATTTTGCCGTGTCTGATATTATTGATAAAAGCTATACCAGACAGCAATTATTCAGGTTTCAAGAAGTGCTGCGGGAGTTACATCGCAAAGGGGTGGATATACAGTTAAAGCATGCAGCCAACAGCGCGGCAATTATTGATATGCCGGATACGCATTTGAATATGGTTCGCGCGGGTATAGCCATGTACGGTTTGTACCCATCTGAAGGGGTTGACAAAAGCAGGATTGTTTTGCAGCCGGCCATGTCCTTTAAAACGCAGGTAGGACATATAAAAAGGGTGCCTGCGGGCTATCCGGTCAGTTATGGTTGTACATATATAACCAGGCGGCCTACTCTTATTGCCACGTTGCCTGTTGGGTATGCCGACGGTTACAGCCGTCTCCTATCCTCGCGGGCGGAGGTGTTGATTCACGGTCAGCGCGCACCTGTTGTGGGCAGGGTATGTATGGATCAGTGCATGATCGATGTTGGCCACATAAATGACCCTTTGATCGGGGATGAAGTGGTATTGTGGGGCCAGCAGGGTGAGTCTAGCCTGCCGGTTGAAGAGGTGGCGGAGAAAATGGGTACTATTAACTATGAATTAGTTTGTATGGTGAATGTTCGTGTGCCAAGAGTGTATATTTAA
- a CDS encoding ANTAR domain-containing response regulator: MYGTRIVIADADRVFLKKLKDSLTHVGYMVVGEVYDAKSALQVIFKTEPDLIIMDSNIPGCEGLEIARVIEEHRVAPVLLLTAYSQRELIEEAKHSWVFGYLLKPINQENLFPAIEIAIASFKRLLRLENENKELKKLLEEGKLIEKAKGLLISQKGLSEKEAHKFIQKISMDKGIAIPKVAKKIISLLQKENN; the protein is encoded by the coding sequence ATGTACGGGACCAGAATAGTTATTGCAGATGCTGACAGGGTGTTTTTAAAAAAACTGAAAGACAGTTTAACTCATGTCGGATATATGGTGGTAGGTGAGGTATATGATGCAAAAAGCGCTCTGCAGGTTATCTTTAAGACCGAACCGGATTTAATTATTATGGATTCTAATATTCCTGGTTGTGAAGGACTGGAAATAGCACGTGTTATTGAGGAACATAGGGTGGCTCCCGTTTTGCTTTTAACTGCCTATAGCCAACGTGAATTGATTGAGGAAGCCAAACATTCCTGGGTGTTTGGCTATTTATTAAAACCTATTAATCAAGAAAATCTCTTTCCGGCAATTGAGATAGCTATTGCAAGTTTCAAAAGACTTCTTAGACTGGAAAATGAGAACAAAGAATTGAAAAAGTTGCTGGAGGAAGGAAAACTTATAGAGAAAGCCAAGGGTTTGTTAATCAGCCAAAAAGGGTTGTCTGAAAAAGAAGCTCACAAGTTCATCCAAAAAATTAGTATGGATAAGGGAATTGCAATTCCCAAGGTAGCAAAAAAAATTATTTCTCTTCTACAAAAAGAAAATAATTGA
- a CDS encoding CRISPR-associated endonuclease Cas3'' produces MFDLLAKKAPGRNTYQTLTGHTIDDIKVLACYINENKSSLQRFARDFTIDYEELCNIIFLALFFHDLGKATQEYQKNIITGQVNLNVSHPFFAMPFTQTNLPKESELLLRCLVLSHHNQLYDYIYRRVPIKPRVNYHFEQITAFIESYAEIYRQYLENMFKLRYHPISEYPAYIYSNNQRDHIFSLITSTRYDIDNLEDKVKFKAIYCYLLSIMKYCDQQSSKAFSQNCLQPETIYDQVFDPGNLAGSAQILKNTLPPVVSLKACCDELTTGQFNLFLAPINRNRRELVVQQALMLANREHRSRIIYVLPYQLASEPIFEWLKDIFGSANVGLIHTMSYYVKEQLIPNELKQKGDQGRDTARNLRYGDRIFDKQVTVTTIDHLVYTMVHGYKQSDFALGKLLNSVIIFEGFNPNSCSSQRYLLDCIKLLWKMKIPCLGATSFVPGQFQNYIYQNHNCRIFDLHNSDQKFQCKITEKTLEGNKDEYIRLYHQGKKQLIFCDNIFQAQRLFLKLKKLLFNSNVYLCHSVYSSHDRYYSPTSKHKQISKLDKLPGPWVIVATQAILAYTFDINCDTVHTGTKSLECLLHRINTLYQPGRGTDQTAYIYPGQQGINQETDWDELHDRCFSFSQITQLYYQNKFSTESSSATNLAKVFNYCTLFGYSPQEVRQAAGNRKQIQMWNEKQYKMDVIPECVWDPYLHKNPEMADSLYIKLPYYWYIKYPQYFYHDDGFFKSFMICKLSYNSEMGLDLRKIQKEDNDALWV; encoded by the coding sequence ATGTTTGACTTACTGGCCAAAAAAGCACCCGGACGCAACACCTATCAAACCCTTACCGGACATACAATAGACGACATAAAAGTGCTGGCCTGCTATATTAACGAGAATAAATCTTCACTTCAAAGGTTTGCCCGTGATTTTACCATAGATTACGAGGAACTGTGCAACATTATTTTTCTGGCCCTGTTTTTCCATGACCTTGGTAAAGCTACTCAGGAATACCAGAAAAATATTATTACCGGCCAGGTAAACCTCAATGTTTCTCACCCTTTTTTTGCTATGCCTTTTACACAAACAAATTTACCCAAGGAAAGTGAACTTCTTTTACGCTGCCTTGTTTTATCTCATCACAATCAACTTTATGATTATATATACAGGCGTGTTCCCATAAAACCACGTGTGAACTATCATTTTGAGCAAATTACGGCTTTTATAGAAAGTTACGCTGAAATATACCGACAATATCTGGAGAATATGTTTAAACTGCGTTATCATCCCATCTCTGAATATCCGGCCTATATATACAGCAACAATCAGAGAGATCATATTTTCTCCTTGATAACCTCTACCCGTTATGATATAGACAACCTTGAAGACAAGGTTAAATTTAAAGCGATATATTGTTATCTGTTGTCAATTATGAAATACTGCGATCAACAATCCAGCAAAGCTTTTTCTCAAAATTGCCTGCAGCCGGAAACAATTTATGACCAAGTGTTTGATCCCGGAAATCTTGCCGGTTCTGCACAGATTTTGAAAAATACATTGCCGCCTGTTGTTTCTCTCAAAGCCTGCTGCGATGAATTAACAACAGGGCAATTTAATTTGTTTTTAGCCCCGATTAACCGCAACAGGCGGGAACTTGTGGTACAGCAGGCACTGATGCTGGCTAACCGGGAACACAGATCACGAATAATCTATGTGCTGCCGTATCAACTGGCTTCCGAGCCCATTTTTGAGTGGTTGAAGGATATTTTTGGTTCTGCCAATGTAGGGTTGATCCATACTATGAGTTATTATGTAAAGGAGCAGCTGATACCCAATGAATTAAAGCAAAAAGGGGATCAGGGCAGAGATACCGCCAGAAACTTGCGCTACGGAGATCGTATTTTTGACAAACAAGTGACTGTTACAACAATAGACCACTTAGTCTATACAATGGTACACGGCTATAAGCAATCGGACTTCGCTCTGGGCAAATTGCTAAACTCAGTTATTATTTTTGAGGGATTTAATCCCAACAGTTGTTCTTCTCAACGATACCTGCTTGACTGCATTAAGCTGTTGTGGAAAATGAAAATTCCATGCTTGGGAGCAACAAGTTTTGTACCTGGTCAATTCCAAAACTATATTTACCAAAACCATAATTGCAGGATTTTTGATTTACATAACAGCGATCAAAAATTTCAATGCAAAATAACGGAAAAGACTTTGGAGGGAAACAAGGACGAATACATTCGACTTTATCACCAGGGAAAAAAACAGTTAATTTTCTGTGATAATATATTTCAAGCACAAAGGCTTTTCCTGAAACTTAAAAAATTATTATTTAATAGCAATGTTTATCTGTGTCATTCTGTTTACAGCAGTCATGATCGCTACTATTCTCCTACCAGTAAGCACAAGCAGATCAGCAAACTGGACAAACTGCCTGGCCCATGGGTAATAGTTGCCACCCAGGCAATTCTGGCCTATACTTTCGATATCAATTGTGATACTGTTCATACTGGCACTAAATCTTTAGAATGCCTGCTGCACCGCATCAATACTTTGTATCAGCCTGGACGTGGAACAGACCAGACTGCCTACATATATCCCGGGCAGCAGGGTATCAATCAAGAGACGGACTGGGATGAACTGCATGATCGTTGCTTTAGCTTTTCCCAAATTACTCAGCTGTACTATCAAAACAAATTTTCTACTGAATCAAGTTCAGCTACCAACCTGGCTAAAGTATTTAACTACTGTACACTATTTGGCTATTCACCTCAGGAAGTGCGGCAAGCCGCGGGAAATCGCAAGCAGATTCAAATGTGGAATGAAAAACAATACAAAATGGATGTCATACCGGAATGCGTCTGGGATCCGTATCTGCACAAAAACCCTGAAATGGCCGACAGTCTATATATTAAGTTACCCTATTACTGGTACATTAAATATCCCCAGTATTTTTATCATGATGACGGTTTTTTTAAAAGCTTTATGATCTGCAAGCTGTCTTATAACAGCGAAATGGGACTGGACCTGCGAAAAATACAAAAAGAAGACAATGATGCGCTCTGGGTTTAA
- a CDS encoding alpha/beta-type small acid-soluble spore protein encodes MSQKTFPDLQPNSLAKITASIGIVPSELQPYVQPALEEFKNEMASEIGIHDYAYIDKGELTSRQNGRVGGGMTKKMVAFAEAVLAWDYRNRKMIKGNS; translated from the coding sequence TTGTCCCAAAAAACCTTCCCGGATTTACAGCCCAATTCTCTGGCCAAAATAACTGCTTCCATAGGGATAGTTCCAAGCGAGCTGCAGCCATATGTTCAACCGGCGTTGGAGGAATTTAAGAATGAGATGGCTTCCGAAATCGGTATACATGATTATGCTTATATTGATAAAGGGGAACTAACCAGCCGGCAGAACGGCAGAGTTGGTGGGGGTATGACTAAAAAAATGGTTGCCTTTGCCGAGGCTGTTTTGGCCTGGGACTATAGAAACAGGAAAATGATTAAGGGCAACAGCTAA